In Oncorhynchus mykiss isolate Arlee unplaced genomic scaffold, USDA_OmykA_1.1 un_scaffold_222, whole genome shotgun sequence, one genomic interval encodes:
- the LOC110516274 gene encoding gastrula zinc finger protein XlCGF26.1 isoform X5: MASVKLEDCSQTLELNANIKDEEEEEKIRTTVSHGYHVETFSTPREQQQEDQRAKRSHHCPHCEEIFPFLSKLKIHLKIHTGEKPYSCSDCGKCFTTSTDLKLHQRTHTGEKPYSCSDCGASFSHLGTLKTHQRIHTGEKPYSCSDCGKCFTTSTDLKVHQRTHTGEKPYSCSDCGKCFTRSTYLKVHQRTHTGEKPYSCSDCGERFSQMSTLKSHKQVHTGEKPYSCSDCGVSFSRLDTLKTHQRIHTREKPYFCPECGKSFSLSSTLKSHERIHTGEKPYSCSDCGVSFSRLDTLKTHQRIHTGEKPYFCPECGESFSQKTSLKAHQLIHTGEKPYFCSDCGKSFSLSTTLKSHERIHTGEKPHSCSDCGKRFSRSGTLKSHERIHTGEKPYYCSFCGKRFSRSDTLKSHERIHTGEKPYFCSDCGRSFSDKSNLKTHQRIH; the protein is encoded by the coding sequence GATACCACGTTGAGACATTCTCTACACCCAGAGAGCAACAGCAGGAAGATCAGAGAGCTAAGAGGTCTCATCACTGCCCACATTGTGAAGAGATTTTCCCATTTCTGTCAAAGCTAAAAATACACctaaaaatacacacaggagagaagccatactcctgctcagactgtggaaaatgcttcacaacatcaactgatcTAAAacttcatcagagaacacacaccggagagaagccatactcctgctctgactgtggggcgaGTTTCTCTCATCTGGGCAccttaaaaacacaccaacgtatacacacaggagagaagccttactcctgctctgactgtggaaaatgcttcacaacatcaactgatctaaaagttcatcagagaactcacactggagagaagccttactcctgctctgactgtggaaaatgcttcacacGGTCAACTTatctaaaagttcatcagagaacacacacaggagaaaagccttactccTGTTCTGACTGTGGTGAGAGATTCTCTCAAATGAGCACCCTAAAATCACACAAACAAGTAcatactggagagaagccttactcctgctctgactgtggagtGAGTTTCTCTCGACTGGATAccttaaaaacacaccaacgtaTCCATACAAGAGAAAAGCCTTACTTCTGCCctgaatgtgggaagagtttctcccTATCGAGTACCTTGAaatcacatgaacgtatacatacaggagagaagccttactcctgctctgactgtggagtGAGTTTCTCTCGACTGGATAccttaaaaacacaccaacgtatccatacaggagaaaagccttacttCTGCCCTGAGTGTGGGGAGAGTTTCTCTCAAAAGACCAGCTTAAAAGCACACCAAttaatacatacaggagagaagccttacttctgctctgattgtgggaagagtttctcccTGTCGACTACCTTGAaatcacatgaacgtatacatacaggagagaagcctcactcctgctctgactgtggaaaacgTTTCTCCCGATCGGGTACCTTGAaatcacatgaacgtatacatacaggagagaagccttactactGCTCTTTCTGTGGAAAACGTTTCTCCCGATCGGATACCTTGAaatcacatgaacgtatacatacaggagagaagccttacttctgctctgactgtgggaggAGTTTCTCTGACAAGAGCAacttaaaaacacaccaacgtatacaTTAA
- the LOC110516274 gene encoding gastrula zinc finger protein XlCGF26.1 isoform X4, with amino-acid sequence MASVKLEDCSQTLELNVNIKDEEEEEEKIRTTVSHGYHVETFSTPREQQQEDQRAKRSHHCPHCEEIFPFLSKLKIHLKIHTGEKPYSCSDCGKCFTTSTDLKLHQRTHTGEKPYSCSDCGASFSHLGTLKTHQRIHTGEKPYSCSDCGKCFTTSTDLKVHQRTHTGEKPYSCSDCGKCFTRSTYLKVHQRTHTGEKPYSCSDCGERFSQMSTLKSHKQVHTGEKPYSCSDCGVSFSRLDTLKTHQRIHTREKPYFCPECGKSFSLSSTLKSHERIHTGEKPYSCSDCGVSFSRLDTLKTHQRIHTGEKPYFCPECGESFSQKTSLKAHQLIHTGEKPYFCSDCGKSFSLSTTLKSHERIHTGEKPHSCSDCGKRFSRSGTLKSHERIHTGEKPYYCSFCGKRFSRSDTLKSHERIHTGEKPYFCSDCGRSFSDKSNLKTHQRIH; translated from the exons atggcatcagtgaagctggaagactgcagtcaaacactggagctgaatgtcaacattaaagatgaagaggaagaggaggagaagattagGACAACTGTTAGTCATG GATACCACGTTGAGACATTCTCTACACCCAGAGAGCAACAGCAGGAAGATCAGAGAGCTAAGAGGTCTCATCACTGCCCACATTGTGAAGAGATTTTCCCATTTCTGTCAAAGCTAAAAATACACctaaaaatacacacaggagagaagccatactcctgctcagactgtggaaaatgcttcacaacatcaactgatcTAAAacttcatcagagaacacacaccggagagaagccatactcctgctctgactgtggggcgaGTTTCTCTCATCTGGGCAccttaaaaacacaccaacgtatacacacaggagagaagccttactcctgctctgactgtggaaaatgcttcacaacatcaactgatctaaaagttcatcagagaactcacactggagagaagccttactcctgctctgactgtggaaaatgcttcacacGGTCAACTTatctaaaagttcatcagagaacacacacaggagaaaagccttactccTGTTCTGACTGTGGTGAGAGATTCTCTCAAATGAGCACCCTAAAATCACACAAACAAGTAcatactggagagaagccttactcctgctctgactgtggagtGAGTTTCTCTCGACTGGATAccttaaaaacacaccaacgtaTCCATACAAGAGAAAAGCCTTACTTCTGCCctgaatgtgggaagagtttctcccTATCGAGTACCTTGAaatcacatgaacgtatacatacaggagagaagccttactcctgctctgactgtggagtGAGTTTCTCTCGACTGGATAccttaaaaacacaccaacgtatccatacaggagaaaagccttacttCTGCCCTGAGTGTGGGGAGAGTTTCTCTCAAAAGACCAGCTTAAAAGCACACCAAttaatacatacaggagagaagccttacttctgctctgattgtgggaagagtttctcccTGTCGACTACCTTGAaatcacatgaacgtatacatacaggagagaagcctcactcctgctctgactgtggaaaacgTTTCTCCCGATCGGGTACCTTGAaatcacatgaacgtatacatacaggagagaagccttactactGCTCTTTCTGTGGAAAACGTTTCTCCCGATCGGATACCTTGAaatcacatgaacgtatacatacaggagagaagccttacttctgctctgactgtgggaggAGTTTCTCTGACAAGAGCAacttaaaaacacaccaacgtatacaTTAA